TTATTGATATCCTTTAGGGAATTAGATGTATTTATGGAAAGCTTTCTTACTTCTTCAGCCACTACAGCAAATCCACGGCCATGTTCTCCACTTCGTGCGGCCTCTATAGCAGCATTCAATCCTATTAAGTTAGTACGGTCTGCAACGCCTTTTATAAGACTTAGTACATTATTAATATTATTTACATTTAGGTCTAATTTTCCTACAGTTGATTCTAAGTATTGACTAGTACTAGCAATCTCTTCCGCTCCAGCTGATATCTCTTCAATAGCAGCTGATATTTCTTCTATCTCATCTGCAACTTGATCAATAATTTTTTGCTTTTTATTGGTAAGCTCATCTTTTCTGATCTCTTCGACTACTATTATTGCCGCCATTTTTTGCAGTGTTTGAACTTGGTCAGGATCTCCGGAAATTCCAATACACCCTATTCTCCTTCCATCCATATCTATGGGCCCTGCATATCCTGGAAGGGCTCCTTCCATTTTGTCTGCCATTTCCTTTGTTACATAGGAACATTCAATTTCTCCCAACATTACTTTCCTTACGACGGGATGTATAGTACCTAATCTATGGGGCTGGGTTGTAGCTATTATTTCTCCATTTTCACCAATGAACTGAATATCACTATTTGACACCTCATGTAATATGTTAACAATTTTTTCAGCTAAAGCCTTAGGAACTTGATGCTTCCATGCCATAATTATCATCTCCTATATAATCAGGATTATTATTTAGCGAAACATAAATTGTTATATTATATATTTTTTTCTGAAACACTCCCTTCCTATATAATTGCATAATTTATAATGTATAATTTATTCATTCTTTTTTAAGTTTATTGCTTTTTTTTATTAAAGTCAACATTTTTTTCAATACTTGGTAATATTTTCTCAAAATTAATGTAAAATAGAAACACCTAACTTAAAAGCAGGTGCTTATATAAAAGCTATAAGGGCAAATCTATACTATTCTTCCCACTACCTTATACCCCTATTCTTTTAAATCTAAATCCCATAATATTTCCATCAACTCAGATTCATACATCCTTAGGCAAAATAGTATTATATAATCATATGCCACTCATCAAAAATCAGATTATTAATAGTCCCTAATATCTTCCTCTGCTATTAATGACTGTACTCGATATATAGTAACGGTTTTAGGTAACAAATTCTCATCATATTCAATATCATAAAGCATGGCAATTAAAACATTATCCTTTATACCAGAAAGGATATTATACTCTAATATCTTGTCACCAAACTTATTATACTCGTAATTAAAGCTCGCAATTTTCTTACCCTCTTTCTCACGTATACCCTTGATCAATAATTCATTTTCATAATAGAAAGTGGTTGTCCCCGTAACTTCTCCATCTACATTGGCAATACTATTTTTCAATATATTACCATCATCATCTAGATATGCAGTTGAGATAAAGGATATACTACTGTCTGAATTGTAATGTGTTTGCATTTCAGTCTTATCTTCATAAGAATACTCTATACTGGTTTCTAAACCACTTTCATGAACAGTTTTCTTTTTTATCAACAGATTATCTTCGTAATAATAGTAAGTAGTAAACCTTAATTTGCGATTTGAATATCCTCTATCTTCAATCACTTTATTATTTTCATATAGAAGCTCAATACGCGTTTCCGAATTATCATTTGCAGTGATTTTTTCAATAATATTCTCATTATCATCATATGTATTTGTAATCTTCGTAACTGACTGGATATCATAAGAAATTCCATCGATTTCTACTTTACCATCTTTAATTACTTCTTTATATGTTTTTATCTCATGGGTGGGTGAACTTTCAACATTGTCATGATTGCCTTGTTCACAACTTGTTAGTAATATTAATAAAACTAATCCTAATAATAATTTCTTCACGTTGTACTCTCCTAAAATGTATTATATGATATTTCAAAGTTCTCTTTTCTCCTAATAATTTGAGAATTGAATACCAATCTTCCCATAGAATATGATCAAATGCACTCAGCATCACATCCCCCTATAGATGCTGAGTGTAGTTTTTTTAACCGCATACCCAAAATTCTACCCATCAGCTTTGCAGCAAAATTATATATATATTAGGTTAGATATCATTACCAGTATCTAATCATATTAACTTCAAATTTAGAGAAAATATAGATATTTTTTATTATATTAATGTTCTCATGTTTTGTCCTCGAACAATTTTTTAGTGTTTTTGCCCTCTTTTCATCTTTCTTTATGAAATAAATTCATTATGAAATCAATAAAGTCATGCCTACTAAATTTCTTAAATTGGTTAATAATTAATAATAATAATTCTGCAGTTTGGACAACAATAGGCTGATATACTTTGATAACGAAAGAATAATGAATCAGATACTACAATTGCATTGTTATTAAATAATGATTTAAATACTGATTTATTATTATCCTCATTAGGAATCCACTTAAGTTTATCTGAGAATTTCAATGTACCCAATTCTAATTGTTTACCACATGACGTACAATTCAATATAACTCCCCCGATCTATTAATATCTAATCAATATTAACTAAACGCTTTAGCTCTATCCAAGCAGTTTAGGTTTTATAATTACTTATTATACCGATTTTTCTTCTTTAACATTTAAACAAGGTTTCTCTTATTTGATTAACTATTTCATCATTACAATATTTGATTCTCTAAGTCAAACCAATTATCTGTTAACCACATTAATTCTTCAGCAAATCTTTTTACTTTTGGTGATTCATCTTTAATAAAGACACTACTTCTTATCCACCAGGTGACCTCTACAGTCCATAAAAACCTTAAAGCTTTAATTGCATCTAAGATAGTTAACGGCAAAATTAAATTATAACCATTCACAAATTCATTTATTAGTGATTCATTTATACGCCTATTATTATATGTAAAGGACATAATTGCTCTTCCTATATCTTGATATTGATAAGAATAGCAGTTTGTATCAAAATCTAAAATTGTGATATCACCATTAACATCAAATAATATATTATCAACTGCAAAATCAGAATGAGTAAACCCTTTTAGAATATTTATAAAAAATCCATCCTCAATACTATCAATAATTATTTTTTGTTTCTTAACAACCTTAATGTATTGCGATAAATTCAATTTTTCTGCCTCATTTAACCGCGATTCATAATTGTCACATAATACTTTAGGATAATTTTTAAAATGAAAGACTTCATTTTCTATTGAAATACCACTAAAGTATTTATGCATTAAACCGCACATTTCACCAAGTCTACACATTTGTTTATTGCTAATTGTATCTGCACTTTCTAAATGTCCATTACAAAATTCCATTAGCATATACCATATATTAGGCTTAGGAGATTGTATTATTTTATTGCTGTATGAATAAATGAAAGGGCACTTAATGCCTTTATAATACAGAATCTTTTGTCTTTGTAAAGCCTTTTCAACAATGCTGATTTTTTCACTAGTATAACGTTGATTGCTAAACTGTTTTATTAGGAAATCTCCTCTATCAGTAATAATATGCCATTTTAAATTTAACCAACCACCACAGATTTTTCTATAGCTTATTATTTTAAATTTAAATATTTTTTCTGCATCTCTCGTTATAATATTGAATATATCCATATCATTCAAGCATATCACTCCAAATTATATTATTGAGATTCTAATATCTTAGATAATTTTCCTCTCATTTAAAATAGTTTATTTGAAGAAATGGGTTAAGAGTACATGGTAAATATATGCTATCCATTTAAAACACCTCACTTCAAAGTCAAGATAAACAGCCAAATGTTAGGTGATTATCAAAACTGAATCACATACTTATACTAATTCTACTAATTCACTTGGATATAGTACTTTCCTACCATCTTTAAATTCATTTATGTCTATCCACTTTATTTCACAAGGAATTACATCACCTGTCATTATCATACCATCCATATCATGAACATTTTTACTTACTTCTATTTCAAATATCTGAGTTATCTCATGACAATCCATCCCGTTTACTTTGAATATATTGTCTATTGTACATAACGATTTACAGCTGATTATATCTAACTTGAGTTCTTCTTTTATCTCTCTTACTAGAGCATCATAACTTGATTCTAAGAATTCAATTCCTCCACCTGGCAAATGATAGTATATAAAATTATTGGTATTCTCTTTAAGAACAAGTATTTCATTTCCATTTCTTATAAGACCTTTTACAGTATTTCTAATAGAACTTGTTAAATAATCAAGTGTAATAATTTCAATATCGAAGAATCTTTCTTGAAATTCGGTTAATGCCTTTATTTGCTCCTTATCATAACTATCAAGTTCTTTTGCAACCACCAATTTGTCTTCGATATCATTTAATCTTTTAATAACACCAATTACTTTACCACTATAAACTTCCAAAGGTTCAAATTCTCCTAGTATGTAAACATCTATCTCTTCACCATCTCCACCAACAGTACCTTCAATATAGCCATAATTAATTGGATAATAAAAATTATGTTCTGGATGTTTGCTTCCCAAAGGACGATCAATCTTAACTTCAATCTCCTTACCTAAATATTCAATCATATTACTAGCCTCCAATCACTTAAAACATATAATAGTTTGAATTTTATCCTCATCTTAGAGGATTCAATCAACAATCTATTCATGAAAATAATGGATAAATTTGATTAGTTTAACTTCGGGTATACTTCTAAGTATTATATGATATTCCTAGTTCTTTCTGCTCTCTGTCTAATATGCTATATAAATATGAATCCCTCCACCTATCTGAAATCCAAATATGTTCTCTTAAATGACCTTCTCTCTTCATTCCTATCTTTTCTAATACTTTTGCTGAACCAATATTTTTTATATCACAGGTGGCATGTATTCTATGTAACTTTAGTTCTTTAAAACCAAAATGTAATAACCCTTCTGCTAGTTCAGTAGCATACCCCATTCTCCAATAATTTGGATTAAAGCAGTAGCCTATCAATCCATCCTTATTTTTTCGATTATATACATTAATGGTTCCACCGCCAATAAGTTTACCTGTTTCTTTCAAAATAACTGCTAAATCATAATTATCTCTGGGACTTTGCTTCTGAGAATATATGGCCATTGATATAAAGTTTTTAGTATCTTCCTCGGTATTTGGTCCCCATTCCATGAATTTAACAACATCCTTATTGGAAGCATAAATATGTATCGATTCCCAATCCTCTTTAATAAAATCTCTTAGCCTTAATCTCGATGTTTCTATTAAACTATTCATTAGTTGCACCTCTTCCCAAGCATTATAGATATTATAATTACTCAATACAGCTGAACTAATTTTTTATGAGAAAGACCCTAGTCAAAATTACCTACAAGAGATAGTTTTATTGCCCTTTTTTATCTTTCTTATTAAAATATATAGTTCCATTTCCTTTTATCACTACTCTTCAATATCCTTAATGAAACAAATAATACGTCCAGCTTCATTAAAACCTACTTTTTTATGAAAATCATAGCTTACAGTATTATCATATTCTATATCTGAACCCATCTGTTTACATCCCTTTTCTTTTGCCCATTTTTCTGCTGCTTTTATCAAGTGATTTGCAATACCTTTTTTCCTATAGTTTTCTTCAACATATATTCCTTCAATATAGCCAACAGGGGTAGAATTTGAGCCTTCAACATAGTCACTTCTTATTGATACATTTACGAAACCAATATATTTATTAACATTTTCACATATAAAAGTATTCTCTTTCTCAGATAATAGTATGTCTAAAAAGATTTGTCTCATCTCGTTTTCTGTCTCTTCAGTCCATAATTTCAAGCCAAGTTTTAACCATTCTTCTAAATCATTTTCCATTACTTGTCTAATTATATATTCCATTATTATAATCCTCCTTGTATAATATAGTATTTATATCAATATAGTACTTAAGAGAACACCCTTAACCAACGGAGAATCTTTTTTTATATTCAAAATAGTGCCAACCATATATAGTAATAATGAATACCCCAACTTCAGATATACAACTAATTATTAAGCGAAGTCCTGTCTTATCTTAGATTAAAATCGTACAAAAAATACTCGAATTCTTTATTATATCCACATTTATCTGCTAATGCTCTTGAACCAAAGTTTTCTTCCATGCAATCCCAATGAGGTACATATTGATTATCTTTACAATACTTTACAAATTCACCTACTGCCCTTGTGGCAAGACCTTTTTTTCTATACTTTTCTAAAGTTTTAATATGACATTCCATTGAGATATCTATCATGAAGCTTGTTATACATGAACATACCGCAGTATCCTTATGTAAAATACAGAATCCTATTCCGTATTTAATAAAATCCTCTATAGAATCCCACCATTCATAAATAGCAGATTTCACAAATTGTAAATTATACTGATTACTTTTCAATAAATCTTCATCCACTTGTTTCAAAACATACTCACCTTCTAATTTAAGGTTGTCAAAAGAAATGTTTTCAATGTTATTATGTTTATAAACAAACTGCTTAGAAATTCTTATATTCCGATTTCTAAATATTAATTTGAAGTTTTCATCCCATTCTTGACTAGTCCCGCTAAATTCAAAAGTTTCTAATCCAAGCTTTTGGGCTCGAGGTAATATTTCTTTATTAATATACATATTTATATTATTATTAAAATCTAAATTATTTGCTTCTCCAACAAAATAAAAACCTTTTATCCCCTTAGACCAAATCATTGCCGTTTTTGGGTTTTCAATATTGTCAACAAAAATCCAACCAGGATTGTATCCTTCCACAACTGCTTTGATTGCTAAATTTATCAATTCGCCGTTTAATAGATGAGATATATTAGGAAACTGTGCCCGATTTAGTTCATATATCATTTTACTTCTCCCCTCTAATTCTTCTACATATACTGCATTTTACCTAACTATATACAACTCTCACAATGATTTCATTTAATAATATAAAGATCCACTATGATTTATATCCTAGCTTTTATGTTAATTTAAGTAGCTATCATAATATTTCAAGCCTATTCTATAATTCCTTTGTAAAAATAATTTCTAATGCTTCATCTTCTAGCATTAAACTACCAGAATCCTTATAGTCTAATTTCCGATAAAAATGTTGAGCTAACTCATTGGATAATGACGAAGTCATAATAATCTTATATCCGTTAGCCTTCATTTCTTTTTGCCAAAATCCTACTAAATTTTTTCCAGCACCTTTTCCTCTATGCTGTTCATCTATCATTAACATATTCATAAATGGAATGCTATCCCAAAAATAACCATATCGTAACCAGCCAATTATTTTATCTTCTATCTTTACAATTATTACTTCATTACTTTTTATTTTTCTATATAGCATTTCCTCTGATATATGGTTATCATGTTTTTTAAGATATTCCAAACAATAACTATCTGCATATTCAACAACATACATTTAAAATCATCCTAACATAAAAACTAATTTTTCAACCCCTATCAAACAAAATCAAACATTACCAAACCTATTTGACCCTGATTAAGCATATTATCTGATGGTAAATACTGTGTCAAAGTCACATAGAACCATCCATCACTCGCCGTCTTATATATAGAAATATGTAAATTAAATGTCCCCAGCTTCAGATGCACAACTAATTGTTATACGATTAAATTAACAGAAACTAACCATACTTTAAGCTAAACCGTTCAATCTGATCATATCTAATTCTCTAGCGTCAAATACTTCTTCTTGAAATAGTTTTAGATACTCTCCAGAAACATGACTATCAAAAATTAGAACATCATCTGAATTTATAGTGACCTTAATACCATTATCAAACAGCCTTCTAATTGGATGATTCTTTATTGAATCTACCCTACCTAAATATATAAATCTATTATTTGACAAGGCTTCTAAACCTTTTACTATATATTTAAAGTTATTTTCCTTATATATAGTCATTGGTATTATAAGGTTTTTCCTATATTTTTCTTTTAATTCTCTTGCCACATTTATAACAATAATTTTCCATATTTCAATATCTTGAAAATCATCAGTATCTTCTTCTCCACACCTTATTCCTTCAGTAACTTTCCGTACCATAAACCCAACTTCCTCTGGATCAAAAACTATACTATTTTCTATTCTTTTCACTAATATATTCGCTGTTGTAGTTTTACCTGAGCCAAATGCACCATTTACTAAGATTATCATTGTAATTCCCCCCCTGATTTAACACAAAAGAAATCCTATGAAACGTGGCCTATTGTATTAATATAAAGTGTGTATTTATTTTATACAATATTTCCCATTTGCGACGTCTCTGAATCGAACGGGAATGTTTTGTTATCTAGAGTTATTTTTTATCTCCATATTATATATCAAAGAGGTTTTTTAGCTTCCCAAATATATCTCCATTCTTGTACGACGATTTCTCCTTTAAAAGTATACTGCTTAACCAACTCTTTTAATTCTTCTTTATTATCTAAATATGTATAATCCTTGTTTCCTGGAATTCTAGATAAATATTTTGCAAACTCATATTCATCATCAAAAATCTCTTCTGCTTCAAATTCTTCTATATTAATATCTATGAATCCATTATTATATAAAAGCTTTTTGACTCTATCAAGTTCAGCACTATGTATTCCCAGAATTTTTCCTCCCGATTTTAAACAACTATGATTATATATTATAGAAGTTGGACCTCTCCTATCATAAATGAAATCAAATTCATTTTCTTTTAACTTATTCTCCTGTTTAATATCACCATGATAAAACTTTACATTAGAAATATTATATTCTGATAAATACTTATTAGCGCACTTTATCATTTCTTCAGAGAAATCCATACCTATAATATTCCTTACATATGGTGCCATATTTATTGTGAATTCTCCGTGTCCGCAACCAATATCAAGTACATTTTCATATTTAGGTAGATACTCAATTAGTTTTCTTTCAAAAACTTCTTCACCAGATAAACCTCTTTTACTTGAATTCCAATTCTTCTTATACCCTCCTAATTTCTTTGCAATTTTATCATACCATTCTATTCCACCCATATATCCTCCTAAGACTTACCCATAAAATTTTGATAAGTAAAAAATAATTTAGATATCATCCCCACAGTTCCTGATGTAAACCTCCTCCGCTTCGACAGTTATTTTACATATTTCACCATACATTCGTAGCAAAATTGATTAAAAAAGTTTATATTTGAAACTGCTGTGTTATGTGCTGTGAATCCCTTTTTTGTAGTTAGTTCTCTATTTCGATTCTCTTTCCCATTAATACAGATGAATAGTAGACCCCATTCGTGAATTGCTTCATACTCTCTTCGCCTTCGATCTCAAATCCTAATCTTTTATATAGTTCAATCGCTCTATCATTATCTTCACGAACTGATAAATTAATCTTCTTTGTTATTCCGTTTTGAGCAGCCCATTTAAATAATTCCTCAAATAAATTTGTAGCAATGCTTTTTCCCCAATGTGTTTTTAATACCGATACACCCACCACACCAGTATGCTTATTTCTTTCACGACTTCCGCCGTCATATGTCAACATACCAACTAACTTACCATTTGCAGTTGAAGATAGCATCAGCCTATTTGGTGATTCTATGTACTTTTTTATCGCTTTTTTCTCTTGATCTTCTGTATATGAAAACTCTTCTGGATTCATTGATAAATAATCTGTTTCTTCAAGAATAGTTTTCATATATTTAATGACTTCTACTGCTTCAGTTTCTTTAGTTTCTGATATTATAAACCTTTCATTTGAAACATTATTCATAATTACACCCATCTTTCTATTAGCTTATTATTCGTCTAAAATACATAATTTGAGACATTCAATATTCATAGGGAATTATTTCAATGTCACCGTAGAGGCATCAGCTGCTCGATGTACAATATGAATAAATTAAAATGGATTCAAATTCAGATATACTGATAATTTTATGGGGCGTTTAGATAATCTGCTACAGATATGAACTTCTTTTCCTTACTTAGGAATTACCGACTATACCTATGTCTCTAATGTATGTTACCCGACTATTTATGTGGGTAATCCTCTCCTATATATGCATTATTCTTTACATATTATATCATATTTTGGTAGTATTTTACTCAATAATGTCATATATGTCCCACGGCATATAATAATGATAAAATAGCACAATTATAATATTAATTTTTTTAAATGTGCTAAAAACCATTAATTAGATATGTTACTGTCTCATAATCCTTTTTATTAGCAGAAATAACATATTGTTTTTCATAGCTTATATTCATCACATAAAAAGCCATTTATAATAAAGGAACTATGGTCTTCACTTTGTGGTGAAATTAATGAAAAATAATAAATGTAAAAATGTTCAAAATATATTATAATATTCTATATTAGGAGTTATTGGCCAAACCTTGTTGATTGTTTAGAATATCTAACTAAAGTTCATCCAGAACAATTACATCGTATCCCTGCCAACCTATTAGATAGTTTAGCTAATATGGATTATGTCTGGGAAGATAGTTTTTTAGGTTCTTCAGTTTCTGCGGATAAAACAATATCAACCACTCAACAAGTGTATAGACCATTTCTTGAAACTTACACAACTAAGGTAAGACATACATTTTCATATCCACCTGATGCAGAAATAATCGACAAGGTTCACCATAGAGATTCAAAAGCAACTTACAAACTAGAAAAATATTAAATTTATTGGTGATATTTAGTAGAGATAGCGTTAATTAATATCAAAATAATGAATTTAGAAAAAGACTATTTCTTTAAGATATAGTCTTTTTCTAGGACAACTTCAAGAAGTAAGGAGATATTCTTATGACTAAAAAAAGTTTTTCAATGTTGATGATAGCTTTAATGATAATTTTAATTGTAGGTTTACCAATTTTAAATAATGATAAATTGGATGAAAGCAAAGATTATTTAAAATATGAGTATGATGGTAATAACTTTTTAAATGATAATGATAGTATCGAGATAATAAGCGAAGTTCTTAGTGTAGAAAGATATCCTTTATATGTGCAAGTTGATTTTTTTCATAACTATAAAAATTTTCTAATATCTAGGCCTTTTTCCATTCCTATTATGAAAGATGAATTCGATTATGACCTATTTAGCTCTATTGTAAAAGGTAAATTGAAATCTGAAGATGATACGATGCAATATATTTTTACACTTCCAAAACACGAAGCAAATATAGATAATGAAATATTCCGATTTATCAAACAAGAAGTAGAAGAAGTAATAAATAAAGAAGATGAGGATGCAATAAAAGATACTGTTGTTGTCTTTCATATTGTAAAAACCTACGAACAGTTAGCAGATTTTCTAATAAATACTCCCGATATCAATATTCATAGAGATAGCTATCCTTCATATACTTACGGATTTAGTAATGAGCAGATGGAAAAATTCAATTCATTGAAAGGGTCTAATATATCATATTATGAGTTTTATGAAATTTTTAATCTTCTTGAATATGTAGAAAATGAGTTTAAGAAATTTCTAAAAGAAGCTCAATTCCCAAATGAAATAATAGATAACTTTTGGAATGATAGAATAAATAAATTGAAATCTACTCCGTTTGAATGGTGATTTCAAAACAATTTACTTAAATTAGTAATTTTTCACTTGACCCAGAAAAAAGGGGGGAGAAAAGTTATTATCTTCTAGATAACGTGGAGTGTCGCCGAAGGAAAAAAACCTTTAAGTCCCTACTTAGTACCATATGAAAATTGCTTATGACTAATTTAAGCACAAAAAATAAAAACACCCGCCTCAAAAGCAAGTGTTTATGTAAAAGTTATACGAGCAAATCTATAAGCCGAGTTCTGTATTTGATAGTCATCTATCTAGGCCTACTGTTGCCAGTAGGCTCATGCGACCTACCACCGGGACAGCAGCGGGCAGCCACCTTTTTTAGTCCCTACTTGGTCTTGCTCCAGATGGGGTTTACAGAGCAGACTAGTCGCCTAGCCTCTGGTGAGCTCTTACCTCACCTTTCCACCCTTACCAGCCTAAACTGGCGGTATATTTCTGTTGCACTTTCCTTGGAGTCACCTCCACTGGGTATTACCCAGCACCCTGCCCTATGGAGCTCGGACTTTCCTCATCGCTATTCCTAGCGACGCGACCATCTGACTTACTCGTAATATTCATTTTTAACGACAAGATATATATTAACACATATACGGCATTATGTCAAAGTGTAAATTTTACCATATAAAAATGTCTAGGCGTATCCCTGATAACATTCAACATATTTATCTAAATAATCTTAAAAGGATTTATATTAATTTTAGATGTAATGACTTCAACCTCATACTTATTTTTTTGAAACTCATTTAATAATCTTTCTTTTATAGGTGTGCAGATTATATTTTCCGTTTCGTAGTGACCAGCATCTATTATACTGAGGCCCAGTTCCTTTGCTAATTGGGCCTCATGATATTTTATGTCTCCAGTAATATAGCAGTCACATTTATTTTTATAAGCATCCTTAATAAATTCACTACCGCTACCGGTACAAATAGCAATTTTTTTTACATTATGGAATTCCTCACCAATCATTTTTACATTGTCAGCATTCAAGATATCTTTAAGCTTTAGTGCTAGTTCTTTTAATTCCATAGATTTATCTAGATAGCCGATTCTGCCAAGCCCAAGGGATTCTATGTTATTATCTAATGGTATTATATCATAGGCAACTTCTTCATATGGATGTGCCTTTAACATGGCATTAACGACATCATTCAATCTTTTCATAGGAACTATAGTTTCTAACCTATACTCAACTACCTTTTCTAGTTCTTCTATATTACCTATGTATGGATTAGCTCCCTTTAAAGGCATAAAGGTCCCAAGTCCCTTAGTTTGATGGGTACAATGACTATAATTACCTATATTCCCTGCGCCAACTTTACCAATGGCATCTCTTATGTCTTCTACATTGTTTTCAGGAGTAAAAATCACAAGTTTACAGTACTTTTCCACATGGGTTACACTAAGAGGACTCAAGTCCTTTAAATTTAGTAGCTGTGCTAAATAATCACTTGTTCCACCAATTGCAATATCCAAATTTGTATGGGCACAATATAAATTGATATCATTCCTTATTAATTTATTTATTATATCCACAATGGGGTCTGATGCAACTAACTTTTTAAGGGGCTTAAAAATCAGTGGATGGTGGGTAATTACCATATCTATATTTTCTTTTATACACTCATCTATGATGCCGCTATTTAGTTCGAGACATACCATTATCTTTCTTACTTCTTTATTTTTATCACCAACTTGAAGCCCTACATTATCCCATTCTTCTGCTAAATAAGGGGGCGCAATATTTTCCATAA
The Maledivibacter sp. DNA segment above includes these coding regions:
- a CDS encoding Nif3-like dinuclear metal center hexameric protein: MSIGCRDIISIMENIAPPYLAEEWDNVGLQVGDKNKEVRKIMVCLELNSGIIDECIKENIDMVITHHPLIFKPLKKLVASDPIVDIINKLIRNDINLYCAHTNLDIAIGGTSDYLAQLLNLKDLSPLSVTHVEKYCKLVIFTPENNVEDIRDAIGKVGAGNIGNYSHCTHQTKGLGTFMPLKGANPYIGNIEELEKVVEYRLETIVPMKRLNDVVNAMLKAHPYEEVAYDIIPLDNNIESLGLGRIGYLDKSMELKELALKLKDILNADNVKMIGEEFHNVKKIAICTGSGSEFIKDAYKNKCDCYITGDIKYHEAQLAKELGLSIIDAGHYETENIICTPIKERLLNEFQKNKYEVEVITSKININPFKII